One segment of Purpureocillium takamizusanense chromosome 7, complete sequence DNA contains the following:
- the TIM9 gene encoding protein transporter tim9 (BUSCO:EOG09265L8N~COG:U~EggNog:ENOG503P5N0), with translation MDMLTASEQRTLEQRMQKRQVKEFMGAFGGLVEHCFNSCVDDFTSKALSSRENGCINRCVLKWMATQQRVSERFQEHNAQITQQMQK, from the exons ATGGACAT GTTAACAGCCTCGGAGCAGCGCACGCTGGAGCAGCGCATGCAGAAGCGCCAGGTCAAGGAGTTCATGGGC GCTTTCGGCGGTCTCGTCGAGCACTGCTTCAACTCGTGCGTCGACGACTTCACGTCCAAGGCGCTGTCCTCGCGCGAGAACGGCTGCATCAACCGCTGCGTCCTCAAGTGGATGGCcacgcagcagcgcgtcAGCGAGCGCTTCCAGGAGCACAACGCCCAAATCACCCAGCAGATGCAGAAATAA
- a CDS encoding uncharacterized protein (COG:S~EggNog:ENOG503NWX3) — protein MAPVSDSNYFASLDECLSGERILLSWKHVATALSDESGRRQTSAAVADFLADEYVHSLLKDPSAAFAPPNDATRKEFETKTAPINVTSASANKADVKAVKEDAEWLSKNAKVNLVTALRIAVLEFQSRASQHLTGPLSTQDATNLQEAAGLQNGQGGTLLADLGAAPALDSDEISAEFAKIGSRHRRLFDILLTECRSFMMTMDYIYSIKLYGRLPISTARKLAKLATLYKLKETTRAKEEATTLLPAYLKIVGSCMGAIESGLGSLTDDKAILTEEIELEWFRSLLTEIVHSLSVIFQIVDHLGSDFPPSGSINQWFSLMDTYTFFDSIQPIHPRIAELIPPLKSLAVAVSIGLLKPARSLTFLTEREEDPTLPEDSYDAYPLLSDVLEQVHKCIINAASVDCDAATPAIFAWTLLLHRMNVSYQNRTEKRDNLLQQNARENFESGGVIRPTGRRNSAGSIFSIESSKFDGFLENSTASKDLQVVEQLASSVTSHGKVFNIMSSMASGLGPSFEGSMSPLLSSRIRAVLLELLKVSYPVVGYQSEPLSTLLAVLSMGRDYWDLSSDEALPASHDILASMTHDDYLMQFYFQQALDRFPYEFTPFISLCKSLCTAATPDEEEHPDLILSLLRKTPSLTFVLPDDFQAYELVQEDENTNSFCLLEDIPLITLSSSWKRRYMEDDAYRIPAGAYGRFITDTGRVVLMDFPHSTLSLLGRQLEINLMKEGYRSELNMLQPEEVVEVVSLLATLLRVEYLRSTNTNGNMSLVQKDSDLLHEMSKHISGGRDIVTVVCETMDHFMQDELAMAEEAAVNVLTACVKFLDAIVPVQPSRVWSYLARSELLSSDSRAGKMAKITGTLDLVSERFNFLTSCLLFFSGLIDTAMHSAVQRRAGNRYTGRQKAESNPWLGTADKVLSRVSVSIAHASIDVFESSSTWRFESDVNRLALLDAVVPVLDKLVLYSYHMGESASTENLTSCLRAAASYIVDCFMSPATGTLRFQPILSSLIAGFVAGNSTLYPIRTRIVRGQLISTLKLSTTLLRAANYTEQSTTTFETYLFKSSTLLARLCAVSDLLRTPAIVLLEALVVNAGKSASEPPSLLGYLGPEFSKSFLQLLSGLGKPLALTHDAQVTWRFFSSILRNRQQWMSNCLLTGQTPREAMKQGSKASELSADSVFAEALAKLRRLKDLDGIEALAILDFVASAQNYWPWTVFTLLKDTTYVDGLRAYVRKLEPSHLTVKTDAVGTSIDARIAAYVAETLAMQLYHSRHQSNADGLAKALVTDLDYFLRDGIEVAGYNKSLHSNFAKNFSNKYFGCAVANFKRTGLEPGELGNNYYYDLDRADDMLRFDPGWLGKKDNGFKNEMELANANLSLVDAQIALFHAWEFLLVELSTCLPTNETVVRQMLQVAQQCLNANQSATGPESIFVKLVAARADLALVLVQRLVKSSIAVKDINQLLETLVATIRGVEEPLAQESAAYYRTLLKCLFVTLRAYSLTDQKAASDSSVELESSATDVTQTILNILDHVVCKGFRALVSLIHENDAEVIPEDLALLTAILQASVGLPTIEQSQTQVMNIVASHDAVHAAIALFSWADKLAQQGDPVYGELSILFLLELSTLPLVAEQLACDGVLSSLLSANLAKYMLKAEISPYADAPVAQRCYAIWAKGLLPFMLNLLASLGATIAPEVAYVLNQFSHLLESSVDRFEAPGLNRTASRSRPHYVTLLATSEIHSLALLTRILAVLRINNSRDIPAVEWDATGLLENVDFWLSGKRLLRERLLPLGAREVEWRNIKVSGAAGGQHDNVLEQKVVSQLETVRDVLSEALES, from the exons ATGGCGCCTGTGTCCGACAGCAATTACTTTGCCTCCCTAGACGAGTGCCTGTCTGGGGAACGGATACTTCT GTCGTGGAAACATGTTGCCACTGCACTCTCAGACGAATCCGGCAGACGACAGACCAGCGCGGCTGTTGCCGACTTTCTGGCCGACGAATACGTCCATTCGCTCTTGAAAGATCCGTCAGCCGCCTTTGCGCCGCCCAACGATGCTACCAGGAAGGAATTCGAGACAAAAACGGCACCAATAAATGTCACGTCTGCCTCAGCAAACAAGGCCGACGTCAAGGCAGTCAAGGAGGACGCTGAATGGTTGAGCAAGAATGCCAAGGTCAACCTTGTCACTGCACTTCGAATCGCTGTGCTCGAGTTTCAGTCGCGAGCCTCTCAACACTTAACCGGGCCTCTCTCTACACAAGATGCAACAAACTTGCAGGAAGCCGCGGGGCTACAGAATGGGCAGGGCGGTACCTTGCTGGCTGATCTGGGCGCTGCTCCCGCGCTCGACTCCGACGAGATATCTGCCGAGTTCGCCAAGATCGGCTCCAGACACCGTCGCCTTTTCGACATACTCTTAACTGAGTGCCGGTCGTTTATGATGACGATGGACTACATATACTCGATCAAACTCTATGGCCGACTCCCAATCTCCACAGCGAGAAAACTCGCGAAGCTGGCCACGCTGTATAAGCTGAAAGAGACCACGCGCGCAAAAGAGGAGGCGACCACGCTATTGCCAGCGTATTTGAAGATTGTCGGCAGCTGCATGGGAGCAATTGAGTCTGGCCTGGGATCGTTGACTGACGATAAAGCAATCTTGACTGAGGAAATCGAACTCGAATGGTTCCGCAGCCTCCTGACGGAGATTGTACACTCGCTTTCAGTTATCTTCCAGATCGTTGACCACCTCGGCAGCGACTTCCCGCCCTCTGGCTCCATAAACCAGTGGTTCTCTCTGATGGACACATACACTTTCTTCGATTCGATCCAACCGATTCACCCGAGGATCGCCGAGTTGATTCCCCCGCTCAAGTCTCTCGCCGTAGCCGTCTCTATCGGTCTCCTGAAGCCGGCGCGGTCTCTGACTTTTCTCACCGAGCGAGAAGAGGATCCCACATTACCCGAGGACTCATATGACGCCTACCCGCTCCTCTCGGACGTCTTGGAGCAGGTACACAAGTGCATCATCAATGCGGCAAGCGTGGACTGCGATGCTGCGACACCAGCCATCTTCGCATGGACCTTGCTGCTTCACCGCATGAATGTGTCGTATCAAAATCGAACCGAGAAGCGTGATAATCTGCTGCAACAGAACGCACGGGAGAACTTCGAGTCCGGGGGCGTCATCCGCCCTACTGGAAGACGGAACTCAGCCGGAAGCATCTTCTCGATTGAGTCTTCGAAGTTCGACGGCTTCCTCGAGAACTCTACCGCCTCCAAGGATCTTCAAGTGGTGGAGCAACTTGCTTCTAGTGTCACTTCCCATGGCAAGGTTTTCAACATCATGTCAAGCATGGCATCTGGATTGGGACCCTCTTTCGAAGGAAGcatgtcgccgctgctcagCTCCCGCATTCGAGCTGTTCTGCTAGAGCTTCTGAAGGTCTCCTATCCGGTCGTCGGATATCAGTCTGAACCCCTCAGCACCTTACTTGCAGTCCTATCGATGGGGCGGGACTACTGGGACCTTTCTTCTGACGAAGCTCTTCCCGCATCGCACGACATCCTCGCCTCAATGACTCACGATGACTACCTGATGCAGTTTTACTTTCAGCAAGCTCTGGATCGCTTCCCTTATGAGTTCACGCCGTTCATATCCCTGTGCAAGAGCCTCTGTACAGCGGCAACGCCTGACGAAGAGGAGCACCCAGACTTGATACTCAGCCTTCTGCGCAAGACCCCATCCCTGACGTTTGTCTTGCCTGATGACTTCCAGGCATACGAGTTGGTGCAAGAAGACGAGAACACCAACTCGTTTTGTCTACTTGAGGACATTCCGTTGATTACCctatcatcatcatggaaGAGGAGGTACATGGAGGACGATGCTTACAGGATACCAGCCGGGGCTTATGGTCGATTCATCACAGACACAGGTCGGGTTGTGCTAATGGATTTTCCACACTCGACGCTGTCTCTCCTTGGACGGCAGCTTGAAATCAATCTCATGAAGGAAGGCTACCGCTCGGAGCTAAACATGCTGCAGCCTGAAGAAGTCGTCGAAGTCGTATCGCTGCTGGCCACTCTGCTGCGTGTGGAGTATCTGAGGTCTACCAACACGAACGGCAACATGTCCCTCGTACAAAAGGACAGTGACCTATTGCACGAGATGAGCAAGCAcatcagcggcggcagggacatcgtcaccgtcgtctGTGAGACCATGGACCATTTCATGCAGGACGAATTGGCGATGGCTGAAGAGGCCGCTGTCAACGTTCTCACTGCATGTGTGAAGTTCCTGGATGCAATCGTGCCTGTGCAACCCAGCCGCGTTTGGTCTTATTTGGCCCGAAGCGAGCTGCTCAGCTCAGATTCACGAGCTGGAAAAATGGCCAAGATCACTGGCACCCTCGACCTGGTCTCGGAAAGATTCAATTTTCTCACGTCATGTCTGTTGTTTTTCTCAGGACTCATCGACACAGCGATGCACTCCGCTGTTCAGCGCCGGGCCGGAAACAGGTACACGGGACGGCAAAAAGCCGAGTCCAACCCCTGGCTGGGTACGGCCGACAAAGTGCTTTCCAGAGTGAGCGTTTCGATCGCACACGCCTCGATCGATGTCTTTGAAAGCTCGTCAACCTGGCGATTTGAATCCGATGTCAATCGACTCGCGTTGCTAGATGCCGTCGTACCCGTTCTGGACAAGTTGGTGCTTTATAGCTACCATATGGGAGAATCGGCCAGCACAGAGAACCTGACGTCTTGCCTTCGGGCGGCTGCATCTTATATCGTCGACTGTTTCATGTCTCCAGCAACCGGCACCCTGAGATTCCAGCCCATCCTCAGTTCTCTGATTGCGGGCTTCGTTGCTGGCAACTCGACGCTGTATCCTATACGTACCAGGATTGTCCGGGGACAGCTGATCTCTACACTCAAGCTGTCCACCACTCTACTTCGGGCAGCCAATTACACGGAACAGTCGACCACCACGTTCGAGACGTATCTTTTCAAGAGTTCGACGCTGTTGGCACGGTTATGTGCCGTCTCGGACCTACTTCGCACCCCTGCCATCGTCCTGCTGGAGGCCCTCGTGGTCAACGCTGGCAAGTCTGCGTCAGAGCCGCCGTCTCTGCTCGGTTATCTTGGTCCCGAGTTTTCCAAGTCGTTCCTGCAGCTTCTATCCGGCCTTGGCAAACCCCTTGCCTTGACGCATGATGCTCAAGTGACTtggcgcttcttctcgtccatCCTGAGGAATCGGCAACAGTGGATGTCTAACTGCCTTCTCACTGGCCAGACACCTCGGGAAGCTATGAAGCAAGGAAGCAAGGCGAGTGAGCTTTCTGCTGACTCAGTCTTTGCTGAAGCCTTGGCGAAGCTACGGAGGCTGAAAGACCTTGATGGAATTGAGGCCCTCGCAATCTTAGACTTTGTCGCATCGGCGCAAAATTATTGGCCGTGGACGGTTTTTACGCTTCTAAAAGACACAACCTACGTGGACGGACTCCGGGCTTACGTGCGAAAGCTTGAGCCGTCTCACCTGACCGTCAAGACAGACGCTGTCGGAACCAGCATTGATGCTAGAATAGCGGCATATGTCGCGGAGACCCTGGCTATGCAGCTGTATCACTCACGGCACCAAAGCAACGCTGACGGACTGGCAAAAGCCCTAGTGACAGACCTTGATTACTTCCTACGCGATGGTATAGAGGTCGCCGGCTACAACAAGTCGCTTCACAGCAATTTCGCCAAAAACTTCTCCAACAAATACTTTGGCTGCGCCGTAGCAAACTTCAAGCGCACGGGACTCGAACCTGGAGAGCTGGGCAACAACTACTACTATGATTTGGACCGCGCGGACGATATGCTAAGGTTTGATCCTGGCTGGTTGGGCAAAAAGGACAATGGCTTCAAGAACGAGATGGAGCTTGCGAACGCAAACCTTTCCCTTGTCGACGCGCAAATA GCCCTCTTCCACGCCTGGGAGTTCCTGCTTGTAGAGCTCAGCACGTGCTTGCCGACAAACGAGACGGTCGTGCGACAGATGCTTCAGGTTGCGCAACAATGTCTAAATGCGAATCAGAGCGCGACAGGACCAGAGAGCATCTTTGTCAAATTGGTCGCTGCAAGGGCTGACCTGGCTCTCGTCCTGGTGCAGCGACTTGTCAAATCGTCTATTGCTGTTAAGGACATCAACCAACTCCTCGAGACTTTAGTCGCAACGAtacgcggcgtcgaggagccGCTGGCGCAGGAATCTGCGGCGTATTATCGCACCTTGTTGAAGTGCCTGTTCGTTACCCTACGGGCTTATTCATTGACAGATCAGAAAGCTGCGTCCGACTCGTCAGTGGAGCTGGAGAGCTCGGCAACAGATGTCACGCAAACCATTCTCAACATCCTAGACCACGTCGTCTGCAAAGGGTTCCGGGCTCTGGTCAGTCTCATTCATGAAAACGACGCAGAAGTGATACCAGAAGACCTCGCACTCTTGACGGCCATATTGCAGGCCAGCGTGGGCCTTCCCACCATTGAGCAGTCACAAACTCAAGTCATGAACATTGTGGCTtcccacgacgccgtccatgCGGCAATAGCACTGTTCTCGTGGGCCGACAAGCTCGCTCAGCAAGGCGATCCGGTCTATGGAGAGTTGAGCATACTTTTCCTCTTGGAGCTGTCGACCCTGCCGCTGGTTGCCGAGCAGCTGGCATGTGACGGCGTCCTCAGCAGTTTGTTGTCCGCGAACCTAGCCAAGTATATGCTCAAGGCCGAAATCTCCCCCTATGCCGACGCCCCAGTGGCTCAGCGCTGCTACGCGATATGGGCAAAGGGTCTACTGCCGTTCATGCTCAACTTACTCGCATCCCTGGGCGCTACCATCGCACCAGAGGTCGCGTATGTGCTGAACCAGTTTTCACACCTACTCGAATCCAGCGTGGATCGATTCGAAGCACCAGGTCTGAACCGGACAGCGTCGAGATCCAGGCCTCATTATGTCACGCTGCTAGCAACATCTGAGATTCACTCTCTGGCACTGTTGACTCGCATTCTGGCGGTCTTGCGCATCAACAACTCGCGCGACATTCCTGCCGTCGAGTGGGACGCGACGGGCCTGTTGGAGAATGTCGACTTTTGGCTCTCTGGCAAGCGGCTGCTCAGagagcggctgctgcctctGGGAGCTCGAGAAGTAGAGTGGAGGAATATCAAGGTATCCGGGGCGGCTGGAGGGCAGCACGACAACGTGCTTGAGCAGAAGGTCGTGTCGCAGCTGGAGACTGTTAGGGATGTCTTGAGCGAAGCGCTTGAATCATGA
- the TRP3_2 gene encoding anthranilate synthase / indole-3-glycerol phosphate synthase (COG:E~BUSCO:EOG09261OLD~MEROPS:MER0045094~EggNog:ENOG503NU49), translating into MPSLDIIDHSPHQPDPSPPIPTASNLVLIDNYDSFTWNIYQYLVLEGATVHVFRNDQISVEELIHKNPTQLIISPGPGHPTTDSGISRDAIRHFAGKIPIFGVCMGLQCMFDVYGGDVNSAGEWLHGKTSPLTHDSKGVFAGLDQGLPVTRYHSLAGTHVTLPECLEVTSWVANPDGSPGIIQGIRHKEYAMEGVQFHPESILTAHGRKMIRNFLHMQGGTWEENSLLQKASVEIASTATQDKPKSNNILQRIYASRKAAIAIQKEIPSQRMADLQAAYDLNAAPPLIPFVNRLRQTPFDVALMAEIKRGSPSKGIFALEINAPTQARKYALAGASVISVLTEPEWFKGSIEDLRAVRQVLDGMPNRPAILRKEFIFDEYQILEARLAGADTVLLIVKMLDQALLERLYKYSLSLGMEPLVEVQNVEEMTTAVQLGSKVIGVNNRNLESFEVDLNTTGRLRSMVPENTLICALSGINTYQDVLMNKRDGVNAVLVGEAIMRAPDASVFISELCSGSKPPVEKQATTQLRVKICGTRSVEGAQQAMSDKADFVGICLVPSAKRCISHETAMAISKAIHSAPESLQPQGDQQVSAAGATDYFAAAGARLDGSRTRLVGIFQNQPLSEVLEKQRLYNLDLVQLHGDEPIEWAKLIPVPVIRCFKPGQVGLGLRGYHTVPLLDSGAGSGKLLDVSSVKAALERDPDLRVFLAGGLNPENVAEAVNALGSLGSRVLGVDVSSGVEEGGKQSMARISAFIKAAKSIR; encoded by the exons ATGCCGTCCCTAGATATCATCGATCACTCACCCCACCAACCAGATCCGTCGCCTCCGATCCCGACGGCCTCCAATCTTGTCCTGATTGACAACTACGATTCCTTCACCTGGAACATTTACCAGTATCTCGTGCTTGAGGGCGCCACCGTGCACGTCTTCCGAAATGACCAGATCAGCGTCGAAGAGCTCATCCACAAGAATCCCACTCAGCTCATCATAAGCCCTGGCCCTGGACACCCCACCACCGATTCCGGCATCAGTAGGGATGCCATACGGCACTTCGCTGGCAAGATCCCCATATTTGGTGTCTGCATGGGCTT GCAGTGCATGTTCGACGTCTACGGAGGCGACGTAAACTCTGCGGGCGAGTGGCTGCATGGCAAGACGTCGCCCTTGACTCACGACTCCAAAGGAGTGTTTGCCGGTCTGGACCAGGGCCTTCCTGTGACCAGATATCACTCCCTAGCCGGAACTCACGTCACGCTGCCAGAATGTCTCGAGGTCACGTCCTGGGTGGCGAACCCCGATGGCTCGCCGGGAATCATCCAAGGCATCCGTCACAAGGAGTACGCCATGGAAGGCGTTCAGTTTCACCCCGAGAGCATCCTCACCGCCCATGGCCGCAAGATGATCCGGAACTTCTTGCACATGCAGGGCGGGACCTGGGAAGAGAATAGTTTGCTACAAAAGGCTTCTGTTGAGATTGCCTCCACCGCGACGCAGGACAAGCCCAAGAGCAACAATATTCTGCAGAGAATCTACGCAAGCCGTAAGGCTGCTATCGCCATCCAAAAGGAGATTCCCTCACAGAGGATGGCCGATTTGCAAGCCGCCTACGACCTAAACGCCGCACCTCCGCTCATTCCCTTTGTCAACCGACTGCGACAAACCCCGTTTGATGTGGCTCTCATGGCTGAGATCAAGCGTGGGTCACCATCGAAGGGTATCTTCGCACTTGAAATCAACGCTCCTACGCAGGCTCGGAAATACGCTCTGGCTGGTGCGAGTGTCATATCTGTTCTCACGGAACCGGAGTGGTTCAAGGGAAGCATCGAAGATCTGAGGGCAGTTCGTCAAGTCCTCGATGGCATGCCAAACAGGCCCGCCATCCTGCGCAAGGAGTTCATTTTCGATGAATATCAGATACTAGAGGCCAGATTGGCTGGCGCTGACACGGTGCTCCTGATTGTCAAGATGCTCGACCAGGCTCTCCTGGAGCGTCTGTACAAGTACTCTCTTAGCCTGGGAATGGAGCCTTTGGTGGAAGTTCAGAACGTCGAGGAGATGACGACTGCGGTACAACTGGGTTCGAAGGTCATTGGCGTGAACAACCGCAACCTGGAGAGCTTTGAGGTCGACTTGAACACGACAGGGCGATTGAGGAGCATGGTCCCAGAGAACACGCTGATCTGTGCGCTCAGTGGCATCAACACTTACCAAGACGTTCTCATGAACAAGAGGGATGGCGTCAACGCCGTTCTCGTGGGAGAGGCGATCATGCGCGCACCCGACGCCAGTGTGTTTATCAGCGAGCTATGCTCTGGGTCCAAGCCACCGGTTGAGAAGCAGGCCACAACCCAGCTTCGCGTCAAGATTTGCGGGACGCGCAGTGTCGAGGGCGCACAACAAGCGATGAGCGACAAGGCAGACTTTGTGGGTATTTGCCTGGTGCCTAGTGCCAAGAGGTGTATCTCCCACGAGACAGCGATGGCGATATCGAAGGCAATTCACTCTGCGCCAGAGTCGCTGCAGCCCCAGGGCGACCAGCAGGTCTCTGCCGCTGGTGCCACCGATTactttgccgctgccggcgcgaGACTGGATGGGTCACGAACTCGTCTGGTTGGGATCTTCCAAAACCAACCATTGAGCGAGGTCCTCGAGAAACAGCGTCTGTAtaacctcgacctcgtccagctccatGGCGATGAGCCGATAGAGTGGGCCAAGCTCATACCGGTACCCGTCATTCGCTGTTTCAAGCCCGGCCAGGTAGGTCTGGGACTCAGAGGCTACCACACGGTGCCGCTCCTCGACTCTGGCGCGGGCTCAGGAAAGTTGCTGGACGTGTCCAGTGTAAAGGCTGCCCTGGAGAGGGATCCTGACCTGAGAGTCTTCCTCGCGGGTGGGTTGAACCCGGAGAATGTGGCAGAGGCAGTCAACGCTCTGGGAAGCCTGGGAAGCCGGGTGCTAGGCGTGGATGTTAGCAGTGGTGTTGAAGAGGGTGGTAAACAAAGTATGGCGAGAATCTCTGCGTTCATCAAGGCAGCAAAGAGCATTAGGTAG
- a CDS encoding uncharacterized protein (EggNog:ENOG503P4PC), which translates to MPRQIFKNKVIAVAGPLPGDLTVENLRRWTSLRRGQFVDDFDETVTHLLCTEEQFNKRAPRVKEALKRGNRAHIVHFDWFEISAVNEKRQHESEYSMRDVLAKKNAARRERERVERGKREGERFVNTNLYHIYSDRMNFYYQFDIRRDDESLGEQGQRYQLCLWESNAKPHLYWFTAKFLKRKGDSQPTYHRPSPHSGKWRHEMDLMTDFFRKKTGVAWEDRVLLHKTMPSSFFQYTPPTGGKSVGRRLSLPYEDCLQKNAELRGLPWPPPEETQVQESTELDSGEEDGPRPLHALDEHEAGDGDQVSSPTTEAELPLELAAPLTPESLAGERSADADIEMDEAEMLESASVATPDAGPVLDQDVEMPTPPEDVAAELD; encoded by the exons ATGCCTCGCCAGATCTTCAAGAACAAGgtcatcgccgtggccgggccGCTGCCAGGCGACCTGACGGTGGAAAACCTGAGGCGATGGACGTCCCTGCGCCGGGGCCAGTTCGtcgacgactttgacgagaCGGTGACGCACCTGCTCTGCACGGAGGAGCAGTTCAACAAGCGGGCTCCTCGAG TcaaggaggcgctcaagCGCGGCAACCGCGCCCACATTGTGCACTTTGACTGGTTCGAGATCTCGGCCGTCAACGAGAAGCGGCAGCACGAGAGCGAGTACTCGATGCGCGAcgtgctggccaagaagaacgcCGCCAGACGAGAGCGGGAGCGCGTCGAGAGGGGCAAGAGGGAGGGCGAGCGGTTCGTCAACACGA ACCTTTATCACATCTACAGCGATAGGATGAACTTTTACTACCAATTCGATATtcggcgcgacgacgagtccttgggcgagcagggccagcGCTACCAGCTTTGT CTATGGGAGTCCAACGCGAAGCCGCACCTGTACTGGTTCACGGCCAAGTTCCTCAAGCGCAAGGGCGACAGCCAGCCGACGTACCACCGGCCGAGCCCGCACTCGGGCAAGTGGCGGCACGAGATGGACCTCATGACCGACTTCTTCCGCAAGAAGACGGGCGTCGCGTGGGAGGaccgcgtgctgctgcacaagacgatgccgagctccTTTTTCCAGTATACGCCGCCG ACTGGAGGAAAGTCCGTTGGACGAAGGTTGAGCTTGCCGTACGAGGACTGCCTCCAGAAGAATGCTGAGCTGCGCGGCCTGCCGTGGCCTCCGCCAGAGGAAACCCAGGTTCAGGAGTCAACAGAGCTCGACTcgggcgaggaagatggccCCAGGCCCCTCCATGCCCTCGATGAGCACGAGGCAGGAGACGGAGATCAAGTATCTTCGCCAACGACCGAGGCAGAGCTCCCGTTGGAGCTGGCTGCGCCTCTCACCCCTGAGAGCCTTGCTGGTGAGCGCTCGGCCGACGCTGATATTGAGATGGATGAGGCAGAGATGTTGGAGTCGGCTTCGGTGGCCACGCCGGATGCCGGACCCGTACTGGACCAAGACGTTGAGATGCCGACTCCGCCGGAGGATGTGGCCGCTGAGTTGGACTGA
- a CDS encoding uncharacterized protein (COG:S~EggNog:ENOG503P1CP~TransMembrane:1 (o320-343i)): protein MARLSYSPAAVPGAGGDSQNRAAVELSQLLSRLQQSVLHPTPEREHRLRTSEYERARLEANLEYARAQLFKLEQDALALKAPTRRLELQGALTAHQDTLETLVDRLEDLRQLAEDDEGDDSSDEEDLLADIVPTPSESMDSTSAEATEDRPEHEATPDPPSPTPAAVPEPPPAPTAAPAAPPIDVSPTTTIPPVSLPTQTSQTLRSRMGTQTPTSHTTARAALFANRRRGEAAATTPQTSTATAEAILDHQRVEQDVLSDSILKMAGALKASSQRFSTTLEADKEALGRAGEGMDRTERGMDATRGGMGALRRMTEGKGWWGRMILYAWVYGLMLALVLLVFVMPKLRF, encoded by the exons ATGGCGCGCCTGTCATATAGCCCCGCGGCAGTGCCGGGCGCCGGAGGCGACTCCCAGAAcagagccgccgtcgagctctcGCAGCTGCTGTCCCGGCTGCAGCAGAGCGTGCTGCATCCCACACCCGAGCGCGAACATCGCCTGCGCACAAGCGAGTACGAGAGGGCCAGGCTGGAGGCG AACCTTGAGTACGCGCGGGCGCAGCTGTTCAAGCTCGAGCAGGACGCCCTAGCTCTCAAGGCACCCACGCGGAGGCTGGAGCTACAAGGCGCCCTCACTGCGCACCAGGACACGTTGGAGACTTTGGTGGACAGGCTAGAGGACCTCAGACAG CTCGCCGAAGATGACGAAGGCGACGATAGCTCTGATGAAGAGGACCTGCTGGCAGATATCGTGCCGACGCCCAGCGAAAGCATGGACTCGACGTCTGCTGAAGCGACAGAAGACCGCCCCGAACATGAAGCGACCCCCGACCCTCCGTCCCCGACCCCCGCTGCTGTTCCCGAACCACCTCCCGCCCCAACTGCCGctccggcggcaccgcccaTAGACGTctcgccaacgacgacgataccCCCCGTCTCTCTCCCGACTCAGACATCTCAGACACTACGCTCGCGAATGGGCACACAAACGCCGACGTCCCATACTAccgcgcgggccgccctcttcgccaaccgccgacgcggcgaggcggccgccaccaccccgcAGAcgtccaccgccaccgccgaggccatcctcgaccaccagcgcgtcgagcaggacgTCCTGTCGGACTCGATCCTCAAGATGGCGGGCGCCCTCAAGGCCAGCTCGCAGCgcttctcgacgacgctcgaggcggacaaggaggcgctcgggcgcgccggcgagggcatggACCGCACCGAACGCGGTATGGACGCGACGaggggcggcatgggcgcgCTGCGGCGCATGACGGAGGGGAAGGGCTGGTGGGGGCGCATGATCCTCTACGCGTGGGTGTACGGCCTGATGCTGGCGCTCGTGCTCCTGGTGTTTGTGATGCCCAAGCTGAGGTTCTGA
- the CWC21 gene encoding RNA-splicing factor (COG:A~EggNog:ENOG503P2WI) — protein MPILPPASPRPSASLAGLRLIETLDTHANSCAIMSDNVGLSTPRGSGTSGYVQRNLAHIRPRDQAAPYPKDLDSLRHRQRQPDKGILEHDRKRQIEVKVFELRDKLEDDEVDEEEIDRRCDELRQKLIAEAEAGKKSGGPRKTFKEHQVHEMADAKIKESERLRKALKISSDYEEGSHWKRQEERLRTALDREPDAKE, from the exons ATGCCCATCCTCCCGCCGGCGTCACCTCGACCGTCCGCATCTCTCGCCGGGCTGCGCTTGATCGAGACTCTCGACACACATGCGAATTCATGCGCCATAATGTCTGACAACGTCGGCCTGTCCACGCCCCGAGGCAGCGGAACCTCGGGCTACGTCCAGCGCAACCTCGCGCACATCAGACCCCGCGACCAGGCCGCGCCCTACCCCAAGGACCTCGACAGCCTGCGACACCGACAGCGCCAGCCCGACAAGGGCATCCTCGAGCACGATCGCAAGCGTCAGATCGAGGTCAAGGTGTTTGAGCTGCGGGacaagctcgaggacgacga ggtcgacgaggaggagattgacCGCCGAtgcgacgagctgcgacAAAAGCTCATCGCGGAAGCCGAGGCGGGGAAGAAGAGCGGCGGCCCGAGAAAAACGTTCAAGGAGCACCAAGTCCATGAGATGGCCGacgccaagatcaaggaaAGCGAGCGGCTGCGAAAGGCCCTCAAGATCAGCTCCGACTACGAGGAGGGCAGTCACTGGAAGAGACAGGAGGAGAGGCTGCGCACAGCTCTCGATAGGGAACCGGATGCAAAGGAGTAG